A region of Solibacillus isronensis DNA encodes the following proteins:
- a CDS encoding penicillin-binding transpeptidase domain-containing protein, giving the protein MKWISTISKKRLRLIFTAFILFGVIVFLRLFYVQIIQHDKLTELAKTNWDREIPFTSERGEITDRNGKLIVTNELAPTLYFMPTQNDNIEDAANQIAAVLNLDAKKLYEKMNSKSYLVKLAPEAKNISYEQAVKIQELKIDGLYSGVDYDRSYPYGNLLSRLVGFTGYDSQGLAGIEYQYDKLLTSKDAAIKLFTDAKGKALPHVNDEWREGKQGATVGLTIDVEVQKVIERELSQAMTKYNAKQALAIAMNPKTGEILALSSYPTYDPSKFEEVESSIYNRNLPVWMTYEPGSTFKIITLSAAVEEKVVDLEKDTFFDKGYTMVEGVRLRCWKREGHGEETFLQVVENSCNPGFIELGQRVGAEKLMKYIKDFGFGKTTGSNIAGEASGILFSEEAFGPVEHATTSFGQGISVTPIQQVQAVSAAVNGGKLYTPYVVSKVYNPESGEVVIENKPTLKRNVISEETSKIVRDALESVVANGSGRAAYRDGLRIGGKTGTAQKVENGRYKDGDYIVSFIGFAPANDPEVVVYVAVDSPKGETVFGSTIVAPIVGQIIEDIAPILGFEKDREGQLEKQYRWGDELTERVPDLVGVSVNEIMEMEYPYQIEVHGEGETVKAQLPEPESVLELDGTIHLYLEK; this is encoded by the coding sequence TTGAAGTGGATTTCAACTATTTCCAAAAAAAGATTGAGGCTAATCTTTACTGCTTTTATTCTTTTCGGAGTCATTGTTTTTTTAAGACTGTTTTATGTGCAAATTATTCAGCATGATAAACTCACGGAACTTGCCAAAACGAATTGGGATCGGGAAATTCCGTTTACTTCAGAGCGCGGAGAAATTACGGATCGAAACGGTAAACTTATTGTTACGAATGAATTAGCGCCAACACTTTATTTTATGCCAACACAGAATGATAATATTGAAGATGCTGCCAATCAGATTGCAGCGGTACTTAATTTGGATGCGAAAAAATTATACGAAAAAATGAATTCAAAAAGTTATCTCGTCAAACTTGCACCGGAAGCGAAAAATATTTCATACGAACAAGCCGTTAAAATTCAGGAATTGAAAATTGACGGACTATATAGTGGTGTGGACTATGACAGGAGTTATCCGTACGGAAATTTGCTATCTCGACTAGTCGGATTTACAGGGTATGATTCGCAGGGCCTTGCAGGAATTGAATATCAATATGATAAACTTTTGACTTCTAAAGATGCAGCGATCAAGTTGTTTACTGATGCAAAGGGGAAGGCATTACCTCATGTGAATGATGAATGGCGTGAAGGGAAGCAAGGAGCAACGGTAGGCTTAACAATTGATGTGGAAGTACAGAAAGTAATTGAACGAGAACTGTCTCAAGCTATGACAAAATATAATGCTAAACAGGCACTGGCAATTGCGATGAATCCTAAAACAGGGGAGATTTTAGCTCTTTCTTCATATCCTACATACGATCCTTCTAAGTTTGAAGAAGTAGAATCATCTATTTATAACCGGAACTTGCCGGTGTGGATGACATATGAGCCGGGGTCAACCTTTAAAATTATTACACTGAGTGCTGCCGTTGAAGAAAAGGTAGTGGATCTGGAAAAAGATACTTTTTTTGATAAAGGTTATACGATGGTGGAAGGAGTAAGACTTCGCTGTTGGAAACGTGAGGGTCATGGAGAGGAAACGTTTTTACAAGTGGTGGAAAATTCCTGTAACCCAGGATTTATCGAACTAGGACAGCGAGTAGGTGCTGAAAAGTTAATGAAGTACATTAAGGATTTTGGATTTGGTAAAACAACCGGTTCTAATATTGCCGGAGAAGCGTCAGGTATTTTATTTTCCGAAGAGGCATTTGGACCGGTCGAACATGCCACCACATCTTTTGGGCAAGGTATATCTGTGACGCCTATTCAACAAGTTCAAGCAGTTTCTGCAGCTGTAAATGGTGGAAAACTTTATACGCCATATGTTGTTTCAAAAGTATACAACCCGGAAAGTGGAGAAGTGGTTATAGAAAATAAGCCAACATTAAAACGCAATGTAATCAGTGAGGAAACTTCTAAGATAGTAAGAGATGCGCTGGAGTCTGTTGTAGCAAATGGGTCTGGGCGGGCTGCATATCGGGATGGACTTCGCATTGGCGGGAAAACGGGTACTGCCCAAAAAGTAGAAAACGGACGCTATAAGGATGGGGACTATATCGTATCATTTATAGGTTTTGCACCAGCAAATGATCCTGAAGTTGTCGTATATGTAGCGGTTGACAGTCCAAAAGGGGAAACAGTGTTCGGCAGTACAATTGTAGCGCCGATTGTTGGGCAGATTATTGAAGATATTGCACCTATTTTGGGGTTTGAAAAAGATCGTGAAGGCCAACTGGAAAAGCAATATCGCTGGGGTGATGAATTGACGGAGCGCGTACCTGATTTAGTAGGTGTATCTGTTAATGAAATTATGGAGATGGAATATCCTTATCAAATTGAAGTTCATGGAGAAGGCGAGACAGTAAAAGCGCAGTTGCCGGAGCCGGAAAGTGTATTAGAATTAGATGGTACTATTCACCTTTATTTAGAAAAATAA
- a CDS encoding ZinT family metal-binding protein has product MLAFGFILVGCAENSKEEVNATADDVTEEKAHEHDHQHEPNEKQEKIYNGYFEDEEVQDRPLSDWSGDWQSVYPYLQDGTLDEVFEHKASQDDSQTSEDIRSYYETGYKTTTDRIVIEDRFITFYDHGHAHKGEYAYDGYEILTYEKGNRGVRFIFKHIGDETGVPAYVQFSDHIIAPQKSGHYHIYWGDDREALLKEVSNWPTYYPSNMDGHEIAHEMIAH; this is encoded by the coding sequence ATGTTAGCATTTGGCTTTATCCTCGTTGGTTGTGCTGAAAATTCTAAAGAAGAGGTCAATGCAACTGCGGATGATGTAACAGAAGAAAAGGCTCATGAGCATGATCATCAACATGAACCTAATGAGAAACAGGAAAAAATTTATAACGGTTATTTTGAAGACGAAGAAGTACAGGACAGACCATTAAGCGATTGGAGCGGCGACTGGCAATCGGTCTACCCTTATTTGCAAGATGGTACTTTGGATGAAGTATTTGAACATAAGGCTTCCCAAGATGATAGCCAAACATCTGAGGATATTAGATCTTATTATGAGACTGGCTATAAGACAACTACGGACCGTATTGTCATTGAAGATCGCTTTATTACATTTTATGATCATGGTCACGCGCATAAAGGAGAATACGCATATGATGGTTATGAAATTTTAACCTACGAAAAAGGTAATCGTGGGGTCCGGTTTATTTTCAAACATATCGGCGATGAAACAGGCGTCCCGGCTTATGTTCAGTTCAGTGACCATATTATCGCACCTCAAAAATCAGGGCATTACCACATCTACTGGGGGGATGATCGTGAAGCCTTATTAAAAGAAGTATCGAATTGGCCAACCTATTACCCTTCAAATATGGATGGCCATGAGATTGCACACGAGATGATAGCACATTAA
- a CDS encoding DUF2332 domain-containing protein, whose protein sequence is MEQLVAAFRRFAKQEAKNNSPLYEYWCEKIMTNDQLLNLIMHIPEIQPKPNLFFGSVQYLAAKKETPLQQIFENPFEINLEESFQLLIGFCTQHSDELLPLFQTKSVQTNEVQRASYLYPIFSIIAEEAKLPLTLLEIGTSAGLLLNLDGYRYEIEQEPPISFGTEISPLTLIAKNYGTPITSVKRLNILHRIGIDLNIIDLQDSDEYLWLKSLIWPEQIIRKENLEKAMAIHRQYSKLLLTGDFRSLIPPLFETHELKNSQIIIFHTHVANQFSATLKKDLLEMLQQLSHIQSIYHVYNNMYDKNLHVDCIDTGITKTIKILENTDGHGKFFSWN, encoded by the coding sequence ATGGAACAACTAGTCGCAGCTTTTAGACGTTTTGCCAAACAGGAAGCGAAAAACAATAGTCCGCTTTACGAATATTGGTGTGAAAAGATTATGACGAATGACCAGCTATTAAATCTCATTATGCATATTCCGGAGATTCAGCCAAAGCCTAATTTATTTTTTGGATCTGTGCAGTATTTAGCAGCCAAAAAAGAAACCCCTCTCCAACAAATATTCGAAAATCCTTTTGAAATAAATCTGGAAGAAAGCTTTCAATTACTCATCGGCTTCTGTACACAGCATTCCGATGAACTGTTGCCGTTGTTTCAGACAAAATCCGTTCAAACAAATGAAGTACAGCGGGCCAGCTATCTTTACCCGATATTCTCGATCATCGCCGAAGAAGCGAAACTTCCATTAACCTTATTGGAAATCGGTACAAGTGCAGGACTTTTGCTTAATTTGGACGGGTATCGATATGAAATTGAACAAGAACCGCCGATTTCATTTGGCACTGAAATTAGCCCCCTCACTCTTATTGCGAAAAACTATGGTACTCCTATAACTTCTGTGAAAAGGTTGAACATTTTACACCGCATTGGAATTGATCTAAATATCATTGATTTACAAGATTCGGATGAATATTTATGGCTGAAAAGTTTAATTTGGCCTGAACAAATTATACGGAAAGAAAATTTAGAGAAAGCAATGGCGATTCACCGGCAATATTCAAAGCTTTTACTGACCGGGGATTTCAGAAGTCTTATTCCCCCTCTATTTGAAACTCATGAACTTAAAAATAGCCAGATTATTATTTTCCACACACATGTCGCAAATCAGTTTTCCGCTACATTAAAAAAGGACTTATTGGAAATGCTTCAGCAACTAAGCCATATTCAAAGCATTTATCATGTCTACAACAATATGTATGATAAGAATTTGCATGTGGATTGCATTGATACTGGTATAACTAAGACCATTAAAATACTAGAAAATACTGACGGGCACGGGAAGTTTTTCAGTTGGAATTAA
- a CDS encoding LysR family transcriptional regulator, with translation MDIKWLKSFIAVVEEGSFRAAAEKLYISQPSITVHMKLLEEHLQVQLFDREHTKVKVSAIGEKYYPMAKKLVAEIEASTKEIHLESLHPAVPLIISVSPALLYTNLLERIHNFIEVHQQYNVEIVMEDQMQLESAIKEQRIDLALGLHKFISKEFHSEQIDRSPLRLVYSSKFQLAEKELDLQLKALFNEHPLYIGYLNEHTPVVEWLNNEYNIKKFNKINDVIFAIKLIKEGLGIGLLPESLISQEIEAGLLRVVDIGPIGTINPVDLYMSHLRNSTKIIPLTSFIRNTQ, from the coding sequence ATGGATATAAAATGGCTGAAATCATTTATAGCGGTTGTTGAAGAAGGGAGCTTTCGAGCGGCGGCAGAAAAACTGTATATTTCCCAGCCGAGTATTACTGTACATATGAAGTTATTAGAGGAACATTTACAGGTTCAATTGTTTGACCGGGAACATACAAAGGTGAAGGTATCTGCAATAGGTGAAAAATATTATCCTATGGCCAAAAAACTTGTGGCTGAAATAGAAGCAAGTACGAAAGAAATTCACCTGGAATCTCTACATCCGGCTGTTCCATTAATAATTTCAGTTTCACCCGCTTTGCTTTATACGAATCTATTAGAGCGAATACATAATTTTATTGAAGTACATCAACAATACAATGTGGAAATTGTAATGGAAGATCAGATGCAGTTAGAGAGTGCAATAAAAGAACAGCGAATAGATTTGGCACTAGGTTTGCATAAATTCATTTCTAAAGAATTTCATTCGGAGCAAATTGACCGTTCTCCGTTGAGACTAGTATATTCTTCTAAATTTCAGCTTGCGGAAAAGGAGCTGGATTTACAGCTTAAGGCGCTATTTAATGAGCATCCGCTTTATATAGGTTATTTAAATGAACATACCCCGGTAGTTGAATGGTTAAATAATGAGTACAATATAAAGAAATTCAACAAAATAAATGATGTTATTTTTGCTATAAAATTGATTAAGGAAGGGTTAGGTATCGGGCTATTGCCTGAAAGTTTGATTTCACAGGAAATTGAAGCGGGTCTATTAAGGGTGGTGGATATAGGTCCGATTGGGACTATTAATCCAGTTGATCTTTATATGAGCCACTTAAGAAATTCTACTAAAATTATTCCTTTGACAAGTTTCATCCGAAACACTCAATAG
- a CDS encoding DUF2691 family protein — translation MRGLSFEIPNEYGRYLYDILEDINIKKYFWKSGDGEAYYIENNELGAALFPQPYTCTGEDLYNQIAANDYYVIFADLKAFKEKTHVQDIATYDDFLNSQCEIALLIVDSTYVTIYIKDQHVTERLYRKAVHIGYENIAFITDENDLRTAVSLFE, via the coding sequence ATGAGAGGGTTATCCTTTGAAATACCGAACGAATACGGCCGTTATTTATATGACATTTTAGAAGATATCAACATTAAAAAATACTTTTGGAAATCAGGTGACGGAGAGGCATATTATATTGAAAATAACGAGCTAGGAGCAGCATTGTTCCCGCAACCTTATACATGTACAGGTGAAGATCTCTACAACCAAATCGCTGCAAATGACTACTATGTTATTTTTGCAGACTTAAAAGCATTTAAAGAAAAAACGCATGTGCAGGACATTGCTACATATGATGATTTCCTTAATAGCCAGTGTGAAATCGCCCTTTTGATTGTTGATAGCACCTATGTAACGATTTATATAAAAGATCAACATGTAACTGAACGTCTTTATAGAAAAGCAGTTCACATTGGGTACGAAAATATAGCTTTTATTACGGATGAGAATGACCTTCGTACAGCAGTGTCTTTATTTGAATAA
- a CDS encoding DUF4275 family protein, translating into MDNLIKRLNRKNMKFTENLHWGIYFRKRWENAFAYHLHQEEKERISLIGDRHFRGYLWHLFSYKKISHLSQIEAEEAFNSLKKTECYIFYEHLPRVVYVEHAESLKADHLLEEEDIYIVDKNFTWTYVVTHEESYGPYFTSKVLEEWVKR; encoded by the coding sequence ATGGACAATTTAATTAAAAGATTGAATAGAAAAAACATGAAATTTACAGAGAATCTTCACTGGGGTATATATTTTAGAAAGCGTTGGGAAAACGCGTTCGCCTACCATTTACATCAGGAAGAAAAAGAAAGAATTTCCCTTATTGGAGACCGTCATTTTCGCGGATACTTATGGCATCTGTTCAGCTACAAAAAGATTTCCCATCTGAGCCAGATTGAAGCCGAAGAAGCATTTAATTCACTAAAAAAAACCGAGTGCTATATTTTTTATGAACATTTGCCTAGAGTAGTTTATGTTGAACACGCAGAATCATTAAAAGCTGATCATTTATTAGAGGAAGAAGATATTTATATAGTAGATAAAAACTTCACATGGACATATGTCGTTACTCATGAGGAAAGCTACGGTCCTTATTTTACAAGTAAAGTACTGGAGGAGTGGGTGAAGCGATGA
- a CDS encoding dynamin family protein: MTMFDEKIQGLLQQSALQYIIYKENEDTERIEKLHLFARKLLQKEFVIGFAGHFSAGKSSMINALSGENILATSPIPTSANIVKVHKSDEDFAILYLHNEKPVKFEAGYDIKQVKELSKNGELVSQIEIGHSTSSLPEGVTVMDTPGVDSTDDAHAMSTESALHIADMVFYTMDYNHVQSELNFQFTKQLMKYNPNVYLIVNQIDKHREAELSFEDFKQSVHNSFAAWGVYPKNIFFTSLREKELPNNDFDQVKKIVMDSMNDWQEQLISTAENTLTKLQHEHEAYLEEEKQDRFNTYAELVSEDDWQHRDDILEQYEKLTRQTELFSFDVFDKQFDEKRKDLLANAAIMPADVRDKLRAYLESQQEDFKVGGLFTAKKKTAEEKARRQEEAYASFNHVVQSQITGHIKALMKQALKDVGALNDERAASIDKKEFNFPFSIIEDQVQKSALITGDAVLNFANRVSDATKRYFIQTTDAWKLEQKDTLEQVASEAAAPVKLKINAMSEKVHALQHILQIEKFQAFSNTLMKQVSNEIRAESKIYLENWKREHEQALKDIRPFDESMLQLKDQETEIAAEQTQEKVGSGLNVDKVTEKALKTAHIIKDVQGFKEVSSFLTKKVERLQKRDFTIALFGAFSAGKSSFSNALMGERVLPVSPNPTTAAINKIRPVTPEHPHETADVHLKNEAQLLEDIQGSYAAIGLQVSSLKEAYDRAEEGLAVPLTDERLNVHKSFIRAYSEGYETFITKLGTTLRVNRHDFEKYVAQENRSCFVDNIDFYFDSPLTRMGVTLVDTPGADSINARHTGVAFDYIRNADAILFITYFNHAFAKADREFLIQLGRVKDAFELDKMFFIVNAIDLASTMEEEEEVKGYVRSELQRFGIRFPRLYGVSSLLALKEKQDQLEHQSGMAPFEDAFHHFLNDELMGIAVQALQEEVDKTEARLNDLIIQTEENLKRKDERLEELAHLEKLVRSKFQTTQTAMLESETKQELDELLYYVLQRVYYRYPDFYRESYNPSTFAQMPAQQALQTALKEVLQALSFDFAQELRVTNFRLAQFVEKKMKELFKDESRELKELNPSFAFLSYESKEPEILDFTGPFTDSAPYEGVKSYFKNVKAFFEKNEKEQLRDALEQLTKPNAQNYLDAEKAKIMEWAGSYIAIEAEGLRQHMLEQAVEQIETERLLLQEESRLAVWKDIYAQLQA; this comes from the coding sequence ATGACGATGTTTGACGAGAAAATTCAGGGATTGTTACAGCAATCGGCATTACAATACATAATTTATAAAGAAAATGAAGATACAGAACGAATTGAAAAGCTCCATTTATTTGCACGCAAGCTTTTGCAAAAGGAATTTGTTATCGGGTTTGCCGGTCACTTTTCTGCAGGTAAATCGAGTATGATCAATGCACTGTCGGGGGAAAACATTTTAGCGACAAGTCCAATTCCGACAAGTGCGAACATTGTTAAGGTGCATAAATCGGATGAAGATTTTGCCATTCTATATTTGCACAATGAAAAGCCGGTAAAATTTGAAGCTGGCTATGATATTAAACAAGTAAAAGAATTGAGTAAGAACGGTGAATTGGTATCACAAATTGAAATTGGACATAGTACATCAAGCTTACCTGAAGGGGTAACGGTGATGGATACTCCGGGTGTTGACTCAACAGACGATGCGCATGCGATGAGTACGGAATCAGCGCTGCATATTGCCGATATGGTGTTCTACACAATGGACTACAACCATGTACAGTCAGAACTGAATTTCCAATTTACGAAGCAATTGATGAAATACAATCCGAATGTATATTTAATCGTCAATCAAATCGACAAGCACCGTGAAGCTGAACTGTCATTTGAAGATTTTAAGCAATCAGTTCATAACTCATTTGCGGCTTGGGGTGTTTACCCGAAAAATATTTTCTTCACATCATTACGTGAAAAAGAGCTTCCGAACAACGATTTTGATCAAGTGAAGAAAATCGTTATGGATTCGATGAACGACTGGCAGGAACAATTGATTTCAACAGCAGAAAATACATTGACGAAGCTTCAGCATGAGCATGAAGCGTATTTGGAGGAAGAGAAGCAAGATCGCTTTAATACGTATGCTGAACTCGTTTCTGAAGATGACTGGCAGCATCGTGATGATATTTTAGAACAATATGAAAAACTGACGCGTCAAACAGAATTATTCTCATTTGATGTATTTGATAAGCAGTTCGATGAAAAACGTAAAGACTTACTTGCAAATGCTGCGATTATGCCGGCGGATGTTCGTGATAAACTACGTGCCTATTTAGAAAGTCAGCAAGAGGACTTTAAAGTTGGCGGACTGTTTACTGCGAAAAAGAAAACTGCAGAAGAGAAAGCGCGACGTCAGGAAGAAGCATATGCAAGCTTTAACCATGTTGTCCAATCTCAAATTACCGGTCATATAAAAGCATTGATGAAGCAAGCGTTAAAAGATGTCGGTGCATTGAATGACGAACGTGCCGCAAGCATCGACAAGAAGGAATTTAATTTCCCGTTCTCGATTATTGAAGATCAGGTGCAAAAGAGCGCGTTAATAACAGGAGATGCGGTATTAAACTTTGCGAATCGTGTTTCGGATGCGACAAAACGTTACTTTATTCAAACTACGGATGCATGGAAGCTAGAGCAAAAAGATACATTGGAACAGGTTGCGAGTGAAGCGGCAGCACCTGTTAAGCTTAAAATTAATGCAATGTCCGAAAAAGTGCATGCGCTTCAGCATATACTGCAAATTGAGAAATTCCAGGCTTTCAGCAATACATTAATGAAACAAGTTTCCAATGAAATTCGCGCGGAATCCAAAATTTATTTGGAAAACTGGAAGCGTGAACATGAGCAGGCATTGAAAGATATTCGTCCATTTGATGAATCGATGCTTCAGTTAAAGGATCAAGAAACAGAAATTGCTGCTGAACAAACGCAAGAAAAAGTGGGTTCAGGTTTGAATGTTGATAAAGTAACTGAAAAAGCATTGAAGACGGCGCATATTATTAAAGATGTTCAAGGCTTCAAAGAAGTGTCCAGCTTCTTGACGAAAAAAGTGGAACGTCTGCAAAAGCGCGACTTTACGATTGCCTTATTCGGTGCATTCAGTGCGGGTAAATCAAGTTTTTCAAATGCATTGATGGGTGAGCGCGTATTACCGGTATCACCAAACCCTACGACAGCAGCGATCAATAAAATCCGTCCTGTCACACCGGAACATCCGCATGAAACAGCCGATGTTCACCTGAAAAATGAAGCGCAGCTACTTGAAGATATTCAAGGTTCGTATGCAGCGATTGGCCTTCAAGTATCATCACTAAAAGAAGCGTATGATCGTGCAGAGGAAGGGCTGGCTGTTCCATTAACAGATGAGCGCCTGAATGTTCATAAATCATTTATCCGTGCGTATTCGGAAGGTTATGAAACATTCATCACAAAACTGGGAACGACATTACGTGTTAACCGCCATGATTTTGAAAAATACGTAGCGCAGGAAAACCGTTCTTGTTTCGTGGACAATATCGATTTCTACTTTGATTCACCACTAACGCGTATGGGTGTAACATTAGTAGATACGCCGGGTGCCGATTCGATCAACGCACGTCATACTGGTGTAGCGTTCGATTACATTCGTAATGCTGATGCCATTCTTTTCATTACGTACTTCAACCATGCATTTGCAAAAGCGGACCGTGAGTTCTTAATCCAGCTAGGACGTGTAAAAGATGCGTTTGAACTGGATAAAATGTTCTTTATCGTAAATGCGATTGACTTGGCTTCTACAATGGAAGAAGAGGAAGAGGTAAAAGGCTATGTTCGTTCAGAGCTACAACGCTTCGGTATCCGTTTCCCAAGACTGTACGGAGTATCGAGTTTACTGGCCTTAAAAGAAAAGCAGGATCAGCTTGAGCATCAGTCAGGTATGGCACCATTCGAAGATGCGTTCCATCACTTCCTGAATGATGAACTGATGGGAATTGCGGTACAGGCACTGCAAGAAGAAGTGGATAAAACAGAAGCACGTCTGAATGATTTAATTATACAAACTGAAGAAAACCTGAAACGTAAAGATGAGCGTCTTGAAGAATTGGCTCATTTGGAAAAGCTAGTGCGTTCCAAGTTCCAGACAACTCAGACAGCCATGCTTGAAAGTGAAACAAAGCAAGAACTGGATGAGCTGTTATACTATGTACTGCAACGTGTGTACTACCGCTATCCGGACTTCTACCGTGAAAGCTATAATCCGTCCACATTCGCGCAAATGCCTGCACAGCAAGCATTGCAAACAGCATTAAAAGAAGTGCTGCAGGCGTTAAGCTTTGACTTCGCCCAGGAATTGCGTGTAACGAATTTCCGTTTAGCGCAATTTGTTGAGAAGAAAATGAAGGAACTGTTTAAAGATGAGTCACGTGAATTAAAAGAACTGAACCCAAGCTTTGCATTTTTAAGCTATGAATCAAAAGAGCCGGAAATTTTAGATTTTACAGGTCCATTTACAGATTCGGCGCCATATGAAGGGGTGAAATCCTACTTTAAAAATGTGAAAGCATTCTTTGAAAAGAATGAAAAAGAGCAATTGCGCGATGCATTGGAGCAATTAACAAAACCAAATGCACAAAACTATCTGGATGCGGAAAAAGCCAAAATTATGGAGTGGGCGGGAAGCTACATCGCCATTGAGGCAGAAGGATTGCGCCAGCATATGCTTGAACAGGCAGTCGAGCAGATTGAAACAGAACGTTTATTACTTCAAGAAGAAAGTCGCTTAGCTGTTTGGAAAGATATTTACGCGCAACTACAAGCGTAA
- a CDS encoding sulfurtransferase: MTNIFVTANRMERTGRLIDTRFDMNNLESGRKMYEEGHIEGAVYWDLNTDLSDLTKEEGRHPLPEKKQLQALFEKHGLNYNDAIYIYDQGAAAFATRAWWILHYAGFKHAYVVNGGFEALKEAGFPVTTELPVFKESKLDLQWNDDILIKRQDIMHIIEGKRKATIIDARAPERYRGETEPFDKVAGHIPTAKNYDWEQLRNGSELVITSSLLEQVPKDEEVVVYCGSGVTATPVYTVLKEAGYQNIKIYMAGYSDWVNHHSVEK, from the coding sequence ATGACGAATATTTTTGTGACCGCAAATCGAATGGAAAGAACAGGTCGTTTGATCGATACAAGATTTGATATGAACAATTTAGAGTCAGGCAGAAAGATGTATGAAGAGGGCCATATTGAAGGAGCCGTATACTGGGATTTAAATACCGACCTGTCGGATTTAACGAAAGAAGAGGGCAGACATCCGCTTCCGGAAAAGAAGCAGCTTCAGGCTTTGTTTGAAAAGCATGGTTTAAATTACAATGATGCCATCTATATTTATGATCAAGGTGCTGCAGCTTTCGCAACTCGTGCATGGTGGATATTGCATTATGCTGGCTTCAAGCATGCCTATGTTGTAAATGGCGGTTTTGAGGCACTTAAGGAAGCTGGTTTCCCTGTAACGACAGAATTACCTGTATTTAAGGAGAGCAAGCTTGATTTACAGTGGAATGATGATATTTTAATAAAACGTCAGGATATTATGCATATTATTGAAGGTAAGCGAAAAGCGACAATAATTGATGCCCGCGCACCGGAACGTTACCGTGGTGAAACGGAACCGTTTGATAAAGTGGCAGGACATATTCCGACAGCTAAAAACTATGATTGGGAGCAGTTGCGTAATGGCTCAGAACTGGTGATTACGTCTTCTCTTCTCGAGCAAGTTCCAAAAGACGAGGAAGTAGTTGTCTATTGCGGATCAGGTGTTACTGCTACACCGGTCTATACAGTATTAAAAGAAGCAGGCTATCAAAATATAAAAATCTATATGGCAGGCTATAGTGATTGGGTAAATCATCACTCTGTCGAAAAATAG